One window of the Janthinobacterium sp. PAMC25594 genome contains the following:
- a CDS encoding LysR family transcriptional regulator: protein MDALNHLQSFVLSAELGSFSAAARRLGLTPAAVSKNVARLETSLGLRLFQRSTRRLTLTEGGERFLQQIGGALSTLREAIAGVAEEGGQPAGILKISMAPSFGRSYVVPLLGEFITRYPGVVPDCHFDNRQVDLIGEGFDVAIGGGIELTPGVVARELGHALVVATASPAFMQGKRMPVHPSDLAHFDGVARRSAGSGRLRSWILRDGQGGEGVAECRPRAIFDDPDAMAQAAVMGVGVALLPMPHALAHLRSGALIRLLPGWHADSGPLSVYYASKKLLPAKTRAFVDFLLEQFRQRDFAAQIRPD from the coding sequence ATGGACGCCCTCAATCACTTGCAATCGTTTGTGCTTTCTGCCGAACTGGGCAGTTTTTCCGCGGCCGCGCGCCGCCTGGGGCTGACGCCGGCCGCCGTCAGCAAGAACGTGGCGCGGCTGGAAACGAGCCTGGGATTGCGGCTGTTCCAGCGCAGCACGCGCCGCCTGACCCTGACGGAAGGGGGCGAGCGCTTCCTGCAGCAGATAGGCGGCGCCCTGTCCACCCTGCGCGAGGCGATCGCCGGCGTGGCGGAAGAGGGTGGCCAGCCAGCCGGCATATTAAAGATCAGCATGGCGCCGTCGTTCGGGCGCAGCTACGTGGTGCCGCTGCTGGGCGAGTTCATCACGCGCTACCCGGGCGTGGTCCCCGACTGCCATTTCGACAACCGGCAAGTGGACTTGATCGGCGAAGGGTTTGATGTCGCCATCGGCGGCGGCATCGAGCTGACGCCCGGCGTGGTGGCGCGCGAACTGGGCCACGCCCTCGTCGTCGCCACGGCGTCGCCCGCCTTCATGCAGGGGAAACGCATGCCCGTGCATCCTTCGGACCTGGCGCACTTCGACGGCGTGGCGCGCCGCTCGGCCGGCAGCGGCAGATTGCGCAGCTGGATACTGCGCGACGGGCAGGGCGGCGAAGGCGTGGCCGAATGCCGCCCGCGCGCCATCTTCGACGACCCGGATGCGATGGCGCAGGCGGCCGTCATGGGCGTCGGCGTGGCGCTGCTGCCCATGCCGCACGCGCTGGCCCACCTGCGCAGCGGCGCCTTGATTCGCTTGCTGCCCGGCTGGCATGCCGATTCCGGCCCCCTGTCCGTGTACTATGCGAGCAAGAAGCTGCTGCCCGCGAAGACGCGCGCCTTCGTCGATTTTTTGCTGGAGCAGTTCCGCCAGCGCGATTTCGCCGCGCAGATACGGCCCGATTAA
- a CDS encoding DUF4303 domain-containing protein, with translation MHSNYSLFYTFDGDQAARFREARVFGRTVWTAAGAAMTWGEETRNDYASEAEAHAAYLAHCRAALADGHTLARQSVIDPAVFDFALLQTLVAHAARLAVDCVRRAHPDQHIDAFALVSDDSAMTIGCMANSREALAASEYGEEMLWNPAEWAFDEGGAYFDSAYRLLLQAHRDLPFDVDFDTFRSGVFDACIAALAQLDAEGVFGADAQREESVLLFEVSDSEPVEGAMARLNPPAVVARFVAWMASWAD, from the coding sequence ATGCATAGTAACTACAGCCTGTTTTACACCTTTGACGGCGATCAAGCGGCCCGCTTCCGGGAAGCGCGCGTCTTTGGCCGCACCGTGTGGACGGCCGCCGGCGCGGCCATGACCTGGGGCGAGGAGACGCGCAACGATTACGCCAGCGAAGCCGAAGCGCACGCCGCCTACCTTGCCCATTGCCGCGCCGCCCTGGCCGATGGCCATACCTTGGCGCGCCAGAGCGTCATCGATCCGGCCGTGTTTGATTTCGCGCTGCTGCAAACCCTGGTGGCGCACGCCGCGCGCCTGGCTGTTGACTGCGTGCGCCGTGCGCATCCGGACCAGCATATCGACGCTTTCGCGCTGGTGAGCGACGACAGCGCGATGACCATCGGCTGCATGGCGAATAGCCGCGAAGCGCTGGCCGCGTCGGAATACGGCGAAGAAATGCTGTGGAATCCGGCCGAGTGGGCGTTTGACGAGGGCGGCGCGTATTTCGACAGCGCCTACCGCTTGCTGCTGCAAGCGCACCGCGACTTGCCGTTCGACGTCGATTTCGACACCTTCCGCAGCGGCGTATTCGACGCCTGCATCGCGGCGCTGGCGCAGCTCGACGCCGAAGGCGTGTTCGGGGCGGACGCGCAGCGCGAGGAGTCCGTGCTGCTGTTTGAGGTCAGCGACAGCGAGCCAGTGGAAGGCGCGATGGCGCGCTTGAATCCACCGGCCGTGGTGGCGCGTTTCGTGGCATGGATGGCCAGCTGGGCCGACTAA
- a CDS encoding metallophosphoesterase, protein MTTRAPLLRITMILGALHALLGWLLLPALPVGLAGWLPGGLVLLASTMLMPMTIFARAVTNDARLADRLSWAGSLCMGFFSSLFVLTMLRELLLLIPATRPHAQASAVAVLVLALLATVVGFINARRVARVREVDVPITGLPAALQGYTIVQLSDIHVGATIKRAYVEAIVARANGLQADLIAITGDVVDGTVAQLGSHTAPLGELRARHGVFLVTGNHEYYSGATPWVVEFRRLGLRVLMNEHAVLEHDGARLALAGVTDFNAAAFDPAQKSDPQAAIAGAPADIPRILLAHQPRSAPEAEAAGYDLQLSGHTHGGQFWPWNLFVPLQQPYVAGLHRRGRLWIYVSRGTGYWGPPKRIGAPAEITRLRLVAA, encoded by the coding sequence ATGACAACTCGCGCGCCGCTGCTGCGCATCACCATGATACTGGGCGCCCTGCACGCCCTGCTGGGCTGGCTGCTGCTGCCTGCGCTCCCCGTCGGCCTGGCCGGCTGGCTGCCGGGCGGCCTGGTCTTGCTGGCGTCGACCATGCTCATGCCGATGACCATCTTTGCGCGCGCCGTCACCAACGATGCGCGCCTGGCCGACCGATTGAGCTGGGCCGGTTCGCTGTGCATGGGCTTTTTTTCCTCGCTGTTCGTGCTCACCATGCTGCGCGAACTGCTGCTGCTGATCCCCGCCACCCGCCCGCATGCCCAGGCCTCGGCCGTGGCCGTGCTGGTTCTGGCGCTGCTGGCCACCGTCGTCGGCTTCATCAACGCCCGCAGGGTGGCGCGCGTGCGCGAAGTCGACGTGCCCATCACCGGCCTGCCGGCCGCCCTGCAGGGCTACACCATCGTGCAACTGAGCGACATCCACGTGGGCGCCACCATCAAGCGCGCCTACGTGGAAGCCATCGTGGCGCGCGCCAACGGCCTGCAGGCGGACCTCATCGCCATCACGGGCGACGTGGTCGACGGCACGGTGGCACAACTGGGCAGCCATACGGCGCCGCTGGGCGAGCTGCGCGCGCGCCATGGCGTATTCCTTGTGACGGGCAACCACGAATACTATTCGGGCGCGACGCCCTGGGTGGTGGAATTTCGCCGCCTGGGCTTGCGCGTGCTGATGAACGAACATGCGGTCCTTGAACACGACGGCGCGCGCCTGGCGCTGGCCGGCGTCACCGATTTCAACGCGGCCGCCTTCGATCCGGCCCAGAAAAGCGACCCGCAAGCGGCCATCGCCGGCGCACCGGCCGATATCCCCCGCATCCTGCTGGCGCACCAGCCGCGCAGCGCGCCCGAGGCCGAAGCGGCCGGCTACGACCTGCAATTGTCGGGCCACACGCACGGCGGCCAGTTCTGGCCCTGGAATCTGTTCGTGCCGCTGCAGCAGCCCTACGTGGCGGGCTTGCACCGGCGCGGCCGCCTGTGGATTTATGTCAGCCGCGGCACCGGGTACTGGGGTCCGCCGAAACGCATCGGCGCGCCGGCGGAGATTACGCGGTTAAGGCTGGTGGCGGCATAG
- a CDS encoding response regulator, with translation MLPDNNSDALILNVDDSDGARYAKSRILQRAGFKVIEASNGGDALLRARQDRPNLILLDVKLPDINGLEVCRQLKGGAETNTILVLQTSASCIGTADKIRALDGGADNYLVEPIEADELIANVKALLRLGRVERALRDVDRRKDEFLATLAHELRNPLGPIRTALALLCKIDPVVPAVQDNARRTIARHTDHLVRLVDDLLDVSRISQGKISLQWKSVSLASVIRSAQETSSHSIEARGHALDVHLSKEELWVCGDAVCLSQIVANLLLNAAKFTAPGGRIAITAAREGDNVRIRLSDNGIGIAAANIDSIFGLFEQSGHSPDRVQDGLGIGLSLVRNLVTLHGGQVSVSSPGVGLGSTFELILPLDANVPVAAAPAPQATVGASQRILVVDDNCDAADTLAELLEMYGHTVRTAYTGAQATERTLEFKPYIVFLDIGLPDISGYEVAVKLRQLPIPQQFLLVALTGYGQEHDRQAALQAGFNEHFAKPVDFGKLAMLGLHIG, from the coding sequence ATGCTACCGGATAACAACAGCGATGCTCTGATCCTCAACGTCGATGACAGCGACGGCGCCCGCTACGCCAAGTCGCGCATCCTCCAACGCGCCGGCTTCAAGGTCATCGAAGCGTCGAATGGCGGCGACGCGCTGCTGCGCGCCCGCCAGGACCGCCCGAATCTGATACTCCTCGACGTCAAGCTGCCCGACATCAACGGCCTGGAAGTGTGCCGCCAGTTGAAGGGCGGCGCCGAAACGAACACCATCCTGGTGCTGCAGACGTCGGCCTCGTGCATCGGCACGGCCGACAAGATCCGCGCCCTCGATGGCGGCGCCGACAATTACCTGGTCGAGCCGATCGAGGCCGATGAACTGATCGCCAACGTCAAGGCGCTGCTGCGCCTGGGCCGGGTTGAGCGCGCGCTGCGCGACGTGGACCGCCGCAAGGATGAATTCCTGGCTACCCTGGCGCACGAACTGCGCAACCCGCTGGGTCCCATCCGCACGGCGCTGGCCCTGCTGTGCAAAATCGACCCCGTCGTGCCGGCCGTGCAGGACAATGCGCGCCGCACCATCGCCCGCCACACGGACCACCTGGTGCGCCTGGTGGACGACCTGCTCGACGTGTCGCGCATTTCACAAGGCAAAATCTCGCTGCAATGGAAAAGCGTGAGCCTGGCCAGCGTCATCCGCAGCGCGCAGGAAACGAGCTCGCACAGCATCGAGGCGCGCGGCCACGCGCTCGACGTGCATCTGTCCAAGGAAGAATTGTGGGTCTGCGGCGACGCCGTGTGTCTGTCGCAGATCGTCGCCAACCTGCTGCTCAACGCGGCCAAGTTCACGGCGCCGGGCGGGCGCATCGCCATTACCGCCGCGCGCGAAGGCGACAACGTACGCATCCGCCTGAGCGACAACGGCATCGGCATCGCCGCCGCCAACATCGACAGCATCTTCGGCCTGTTCGAGCAAAGCGGCCATTCGCCGGACCGGGTGCAGGACGGCCTGGGTATCGGCCTGTCGCTGGTGCGCAACCTGGTGACCTTGCACGGCGGCCAGGTCAGCGTGAGCAGCCCCGGCGTAGGGCTGGGCAGCACCTTCGAGCTCATCCTGCCGCTCGACGCCAACGTGCCCGTGGCCGCCGCGCCAGCGCCGCAGGCGACTGTCGGCGCCAGCCAGCGCATCCTCGTCGTCGACGACAACTGCGACGCGGCCGACACCCTGGCCGAACTGCTGGAAATGTACGGCCACACGGTGCGCACGGCCTACACGGGCGCGCAAGCGACCGAGCGCACGCTGGAATTCAAGCCCTACATTGTCTTTCTCGACATCGGACTGCCCGACATAAGCGGCTACGAGGTGGCCGTCAAACTGCGCCAGTTACCGATCCCGCAGCAATTCCTGCTCGTCGCGCTGACCGGCTATGGCCAGGAACACGACCGCCAGGCGGCCCTGCAGGCCGGGTTCAACGAGCACTTCGCCAAGCCCGTCGATTTCGGCAAGCTGGCCATGCTGGGTCTGCATATCGGCTGA
- a CDS encoding ATP-binding protein, producing MTQRILTAHIGSELDVVGARQRARQIAALCGFGVQDQVRIATAVSELARNVYNYAGSGKIHFAIDGQTAPQVLSIRIEDQGPGIAQLDQILAGTYRSPTGMGLGILGAQRLMDRCHIHSTPGAGTHITLQKLFPRDAPLLDGSMIGALSGSLQALPSDITLSEVQQQNRELLATLAELKTRQDDLLQLTRELEDTNRGVVALFAELDEKADHLRRADQMKSRFLSNMSHEFRTPLSSIRALSKLLLDRIDGELSEEQEKQVLFILQSAVSLSDLVNDLLDLAKIEAGKVDVHANSFQVADLFSALRGMLRPLLVSESLTLTFIAPDPALQIHTDEGKLSQILRNFISNALKFTEAGAIVVSATPLPEQDAIRFSVSDTGLGIDAEDVQLIFEEFSQVENHLQRKVKGTGLGLPLCRNLATLLNGTVAVESTPGQGSLFSVVLPASYHAPEGSLPPSAPANDNGKDQRIGVLVVEDNPPIRLLYEKFLAGSEFRVVPARSVREAQERWVQQRPAAVILDILLHGETAWHWLAELKNDPLRRQVPVIVATEIDDVRKGLALGADAYYVKPLSRQQLLATLRALIGNQHHRQEPVPPQGTTTWDNAHATG from the coding sequence ATGACACAACGCATATTGACGGCGCATATCGGCAGCGAACTCGATGTGGTGGGCGCACGCCAGCGCGCGCGGCAGATCGCCGCCCTGTGCGGCTTCGGCGTGCAGGACCAGGTGCGCATCGCCACGGCCGTGTCTGAACTGGCGCGCAACGTCTACAACTACGCGGGCAGCGGCAAGATCCACTTCGCCATCGATGGCCAGACGGCGCCGCAGGTGCTCAGCATCCGCATCGAGGACCAGGGCCCCGGCATCGCGCAGCTCGACCAGATACTGGCCGGCACCTACCGCTCGCCCACGGGCATGGGCCTGGGCATCCTGGGCGCGCAGCGCCTGATGGACCGCTGCCACATCCACAGCACGCCCGGCGCCGGCACGCACATCACGCTGCAAAAACTGTTCCCGCGCGACGCACCCCTGCTCGACGGCAGCATGATCGGCGCGCTGTCCGGCAGCCTGCAGGCGCTGCCATCGGATATCACGCTGTCCGAAGTGCAGCAGCAGAACCGCGAGCTGCTCGCCACCCTGGCCGAACTGAAGACGCGCCAGGACGATTTATTGCAGCTGACGCGCGAACTGGAAGACACCAACCGGGGCGTGGTGGCGCTGTTCGCGGAACTCGATGAAAAAGCCGACCACCTGCGCCGCGCCGACCAGATGAAGTCGCGCTTCCTGTCGAACATGAGCCATGAATTCCGCACGCCGCTCAGTTCCATCCGCGCCCTGTCCAAGCTGCTGCTCGACCGCATCGACGGCGAGCTGTCCGAGGAGCAGGAAAAGCAGGTGCTGTTCATCCTGCAAAGCGCCGTCAGCCTGAGCGACCTGGTGAACGACTTGCTGGACCTGGCCAAGATCGAGGCGGGCAAGGTCGACGTGCACGCCAACAGTTTCCAGGTGGCCGACCTGTTCAGCGCCCTGCGCGGCATGCTGCGCCCGCTGCTGGTGTCCGAGTCGCTCACCTTGACCTTCATAGCCCCCGATCCGGCGCTGCAGATACACACGGATGAAGGCAAGCTGTCGCAAATCCTGCGCAATTTCATCTCCAACGCCCTCAAGTTTACGGAAGCGGGCGCCATCGTCGTCAGCGCCACGCCCTTGCCGGAGCAGGACGCCATCCGCTTTTCCGTCTCCGACACGGGCCTGGGCATCGATGCCGAAGACGTGCAGCTGATCTTCGAGGAATTCAGCCAGGTGGAAAACCACCTGCAGCGCAAGGTCAAGGGCACGGGCCTGGGCCTGCCCCTGTGCCGCAACCTGGCCACCCTGCTCAACGGCACGGTGGCTGTGGAAAGCACGCCGGGCCAGGGGTCGCTGTTTTCCGTCGTCCTGCCCGCCAGCTACCATGCGCCCGAAGGCAGCCTGCCGCCGAGCGCGCCGGCCAACGACAATGGCAAGGACCAGCGCATCGGCGTGCTGGTGGTGGAAGACAATCCGCCCATCCGCCTGCTGTATGAAAAATTTTTGGCCGGCAGCGAATTTCGCGTGGTTCCCGCGCGCAGCGTGCGCGAGGCGCAGGAGCGCTGGGTACAGCAGCGCCCCGCCGCCGTCATCCTCGACATCCTGCTGCACGGCGAAACGGCCTGGCACTGGCTGGCCGAGCTGAAAAACGATCCGCTGCGACGCCAGGTGCCCGTCATCGTCGCCACCGAGATCGACGATGTGCGCAAGGGCCTGGCGCTGGGCGCCGACGCCTACTACGTCAAGCCGCTGTCGCGCCAGCAATTGCTGGCGACCCTGCGCGCACTGATCGGCAACCAACATCACCGGCAAGAGCCGGTTCCGCCGCAAGGCACAACCACCTGGGACAATGCGCATGCTACCGGATAA
- a CDS encoding ATP-binding SpoIIE family protein phosphatase, whose product MLRQRSFSIGEPSEIAAARRAGNELARRIGFDDVRTGQLAIIISEAATNIVKHAQRGEILLRKVLRGGTSGIEVLAIDNGPGMANVRQHMQDGHSTTGTYGVGLGAIRRLSQEFDLYTAPGKGTLLMAVLWGPNASSAIPAHPNWRIGAVCLPLASEQVCGDAWNVVCEGHELSLLVADGLGHGPLAARASETASALLEHDTPGLPPLPAPFIELAHGALRATRGAALAVAHIDSARRELRYAGVGNIAACAFDAQQRRHLLSHNGIVGSNLRKVQEFCYPWQPGTTLIMHSDGLHTRWDLERYPGLAQCHPSLVAAVLYRDFARGRDDVTVVVLREHEEHRHAGAERNDTP is encoded by the coding sequence ATGCTCAGGCAAAGAAGTTTTTCCATCGGCGAACCGAGCGAGATCGCCGCGGCCCGCCGCGCCGGCAACGAACTGGCACGCCGCATCGGTTTCGACGACGTGCGCACGGGCCAGCTGGCCATCATCATCAGCGAAGCGGCCACCAATATCGTCAAGCACGCGCAGCGCGGCGAAATCCTGCTGCGCAAGGTGCTGCGCGGCGGCACCAGCGGCATCGAAGTGCTGGCCATCGACAACGGTCCCGGCATGGCGAATGTGCGCCAGCACATGCAGGACGGCCATTCCACCACCGGCACCTACGGCGTGGGACTGGGCGCGATACGCCGTCTGAGCCAGGAATTCGACCTGTACACGGCGCCCGGCAAGGGCACGCTGCTGATGGCGGTGCTGTGGGGGCCGAACGCCAGCAGCGCCATTCCCGCCCATCCGAACTGGCGCATCGGCGCCGTGTGCCTGCCGCTGGCGTCGGAGCAGGTGTGCGGCGACGCCTGGAACGTCGTGTGCGAAGGCCATGAACTGAGCTTGCTGGTGGCCGATGGCCTGGGCCACGGCCCGCTGGCGGCCCGGGCGTCGGAAACGGCCAGCGCGCTGCTGGAACACGATACGCCCGGCTTGCCGCCCCTGCCCGCCCCCTTCATCGAACTGGCCCACGGCGCCCTGCGCGCCACGCGCGGCGCGGCCCTGGCGGTGGCGCATATCGACAGCGCGCGCCGCGAACTGCGTTATGCGGGCGTGGGCAATATCGCCGCCTGCGCCTTCGACGCGCAGCAGCGCCGGCATCTGCTGTCGCATAACGGCATCGTCGGCAGCAATCTGCGCAAGGTGCAGGAATTCTGCTATCCGTGGCAGCCGGGTACGACCTTGATCATGCATAGCGACGGCCTGCACACGCGCTGGGACCTGGAACGGTATCCGGGCCTGGCGCAATGCCACCCCAGCCTCGTCGCCGCCGTGCTGTACCGCGATTTTGCGCGCGGGCGCGACGACGTCACGGTAGTGGTGCTGCGCGAACATGAGGAGCACCGGCATGCCGGTGCGGAAAGGAACGACACGCCATGA
- a CDS encoding ATP-binding protein, producing MQQILPLHSDEDVVRLRKQVRDSMVAMGFGLIEQTKIITAASELARNTLRYGGGGAARIARVSDGARQGLELRFVDAGPGIDDIALALTDGYTSGGGLGLGLGGAKRLADAFHIDTAPGAGTTVTIAKWKLF from the coding sequence ATGCAGCAGATCCTGCCCCTGCACAGCGACGAAGACGTCGTGCGGCTGCGCAAGCAGGTGCGCGACAGCATGGTCGCCATGGGGTTTGGCCTGATCGAACAGACCAAGATCATCACGGCGGCCAGCGAACTGGCGCGCAACACGCTGCGCTACGGCGGTGGCGGCGCAGCGCGCATCGCGCGCGTCAGCGATGGCGCGCGCCAGGGCCTGGAACTGCGCTTTGTCGACGCGGGACCGGGCATCGACGATATTGCCCTGGCGCTGACCGATGGCTATACCAGCGGCGGCGGGCTGGGACTGGGGCTGGGCGGCGCCAAGCGCCTGGCCGACGCCTTTCACATCGACACGGCGCCCGGCGCGGGCACCACCGTCACCATCGCGAAATGGAAGCTGTTTTGA
- a CDS encoding STAS domain-containing protein yields the protein MERIPILRMGRLLLVTIQVDMHDRLAMTLQDDLSTRIVTDRATGVLIDISALDIVDSFIGRMISNTAAMAKILDARTVVVGMQPAVAITLVELGLTLEGVSTALNVERGIKLLEWGGA from the coding sequence ATGGAAAGAATCCCCATTTTACGCATGGGCCGGCTGTTGCTGGTGACGATCCAGGTGGACATGCACGACCGCCTGGCGATGACCCTGCAGGACGACCTGAGCACGCGCATCGTGACGGACCGCGCCACCGGCGTGCTGATCGACATTTCCGCGCTCGACATCGTCGATTCCTTCATCGGCCGCATGATCAGCAACACGGCGGCGATGGCGAAAATCCTCGACGCACGCACGGTGGTCGTCGGCATGCAGCCGGCCGTCGCCATCACCCTGGTGGAACTGGGGCTGACCCTGGAAGGCGTGAGCACGGCGCTCAACGTGGAACGGGGCATCAAGCTGCTCGAATGGGGCGGCGCATGA
- a CDS encoding STAS domain-containing protein, with protein MNIKTDTGQAQQLAAIINEHHTELLDGWMAGLIARLVRRDKIAENELRQQAAQLLPLLAGALASGDSFDIEGGAWDDTRQLIAEISQTRVRQGYSPIDTASFMFSLKEPLFAYLRKQITAQPEQLGDAIVSTSKLFDELGLLTIAIYQKAREQVILRQQQELLELSTPVVQLWQNVLALPLIGTLDSARTQVVMESLLQKIVDTGALIAIIDITGVPTVDTLVAQHLLKTIAAARLMGADCIISGIRPQIAQTIVHLGVNLEDVMTKATLADAFVVALKRTGSSITCQQQQH; from the coding sequence ATGAATATCAAGACGGACACGGGCCAGGCGCAGCAACTGGCGGCCATTATCAACGAGCACCACACGGAACTGCTGGACGGCTGGATGGCCGGCCTGATCGCCCGCCTGGTGCGGCGCGACAAGATCGCCGAAAACGAGCTGCGCCAGCAGGCAGCGCAATTGCTGCCGCTGCTGGCGGGCGCGCTGGCAAGCGGCGACTCGTTCGACATCGAAGGCGGCGCCTGGGACGATACGCGCCAGCTGATCGCTGAAATATCACAGACGCGCGTGCGCCAGGGCTATTCGCCGATCGACACGGCCAGCTTCATGTTTTCCCTCAAGGAGCCCCTGTTCGCCTACCTGCGCAAGCAAATCACGGCGCAGCCGGAGCAGTTGGGCGACGCCATCGTCAGCACCAGCAAATTGTTCGACGAACTGGGCCTGCTGACCATCGCCATCTACCAGAAGGCGCGCGAACAGGTGATCTTGCGCCAGCAGCAGGAATTGCTGGAACTGTCCACGCCCGTGGTGCAGCTGTGGCAAAACGTGCTGGCCCTGCCCCTGATCGGCACCCTCGACAGCGCCCGCACGCAGGTGGTGATGGAAAGCCTGCTGCAAAAGATCGTCGACACGGGCGCCCTGATCGCCATCATCGACATCACGGGCGTGCCCACCGTCGACACGCTGGTGGCGCAGCACCTGCTGAAAACCATCGCCGCCGCGCGCCTGATGGGCGCCGACTGCATCATCAGCGGCATCCGCCCGCAGATCGCGCAAACCATCGTGCACCTGGGCGTCAACCTGGAAGACGTGATGACCAAGGCCACCCTGGCCGACGCCTTCGTCGTGGCCCTGAAACGCACGGGTTCCAGCATCACCTGCCAGCAGCAACAACACTGA
- a CDS encoding hemerythrin domain-containing protein, producing MNIDKFKQQHLAILASIDDLRRLARGGVAAQAQAIAEQIIAMSGLIKLHLAVEQRYLYPAAQACGVAKVAQLGRQYENEMHGIAGAYLDFAGRWNTPVRLAAEPDAFRSEANTVLHALFQRMRREDHELYPAVETLA from the coding sequence ATGAATATCGACAAATTCAAACAGCAGCACCTGGCCATCCTGGCCTCCATCGATGACTTGCGCCGGCTGGCGCGCGGCGGTGTCGCCGCGCAGGCGCAGGCCATTGCCGAACAGATCATCGCCATGAGCGGCTTGATCAAGCTGCACCTGGCCGTCGAGCAGCGCTACCTGTATCCGGCCGCGCAGGCGTGCGGCGTGGCCAAGGTGGCCCAGCTGGGCCGCCAGTACGAAAACGAGATGCACGGCATCGCCGGCGCCTACCTCGATTTTGCCGGCCGCTGGAATACGCCCGTGCGCCTGGCGGCCGAGCCGGATGCCTTCCGCAGCGAAGCCAATACCGTGCTGCACGCGCTGTTCCAGCGCATGCGGCGCGAAGACCACGAGCTGTATCCAGCCGTTGAAACGCTGGCTTGA
- the hmpA gene encoding NO-inducible flavohemoprotein, which produces MLTQEQRAIITATVPILEQGGEALTRHFYKNLFRDHPEVLPYFNQAHQHSGDQQRALANGVLMYAKHIDQLAALGDLVATIVNKHVALQIRAEHYPLVGASLLQAIREVLGEEVASDAVIDAWGAAYGQLADILAGEEGRIYKAQAAAPGGWSGARDFLVQSKVVESGEITSFLMAPADGQPVLDFAPGQYIGVLATVDGVPMRRQYSLSAASNGQTYRISVKREEGGKVSNFFHDHVQAGDTVQLTPPSGDFVLTEGDKPLVLISGGVGITPTLAMLTAALRGKRPVHFIHAARNQGVHAFRAQIDELAARHPQLKRYYCYAEHGGAQDAPDAVGLLNKEQLNDWLPASRDVDAYFLGPQPFMRAVKQYLRELGVPERQTHHEFFGPAAALN; this is translated from the coding sequence ATGCTGACCCAAGAACAACGCGCCATCATCACGGCCACCGTCCCCATCCTCGAACAGGGCGGCGAAGCGCTGACGCGCCACTTCTACAAAAATCTGTTCCGCGACCATCCCGAAGTGCTGCCGTACTTTAACCAGGCGCACCAGCACAGCGGCGACCAGCAGCGCGCGTTGGCGAATGGCGTGCTGATGTACGCCAAGCACATCGATCAGCTGGCAGCGCTGGGCGACCTGGTGGCCACCATCGTCAACAAGCACGTGGCCTTGCAGATCCGCGCCGAGCACTATCCGCTGGTGGGCGCCAGCCTGCTGCAAGCGATCCGCGAAGTGCTGGGCGAAGAAGTCGCCAGCGACGCCGTCATCGATGCCTGGGGCGCGGCCTACGGCCAGCTGGCCGACATCCTGGCCGGCGAAGAAGGGCGCATCTACAAGGCGCAGGCGGCCGCACCGGGCGGCTGGAGCGGCGCGCGCGATTTTCTGGTGCAAAGCAAGGTCGTGGAAAGCGGCGAGATCACCTCCTTCCTGATGGCGCCCGCCGATGGCCAGCCCGTGCTCGACTTTGCGCCAGGCCAGTATATCGGCGTGCTGGCCACGGTCGATGGCGTGCCCATGCGCCGCCAGTACTCGTTGTCGGCCGCCAGCAATGGCCAGACCTACCGCATCAGCGTCAAGCGCGAAGAGGGCGGCAAGGTGTCGAATTTCTTCCACGACCACGTGCAGGCGGGCGACACCGTGCAGCTGACGCCGCCATCGGGCGACTTCGTGCTGACGGAGGGCGACAAGCCGCTGGTGCTGATCAGCGGCGGTGTGGGCATCACGCCGACCCTGGCCATGCTGACGGCGGCCCTGCGCGGCAAGCGTCCCGTGCATTTCATCCACGCGGCGCGCAACCAGGGCGTGCATGCGTTCCGCGCGCAGATCGATGAACTGGCCGCGCGGCACCCACAATTGAAACGCTATTACTGCTACGCGGAACATGGCGGCGCGCAAGATGCGCCGGACGCCGTCGGCCTGCTGAATAAAGAGCAGCTCAATGACTGGCTGCCAGCCTCGCGCGACGTCGACGCCTACTTCCTGGGGCCGCAGCCATTCATGCGGGCCGTCAAGCAATACCTGCGCGAACTGGGCGTGCCGGAACGGCAGACGCACCATGAATTCTTCGGACCGGCCGCCGCGCTGAACTGA